AGTGACaactattattaacaataatggAAAGATGAGGCTTATCAGTAGGCCTATGTCACAATCACCCTGTTTGGacattgtattttgttttgcacCATTTCCTGCCAGTCTGTCATCATAGTTACGCATTGcgattcacaagcttgcaattTGATTCAATATAAGTTATtttggatatactgtatatcaggtacagtacatatcaaattttctcaagaaaaaaatctcaagtaatgCTGTAAAATCTACATGGGAATCAGCTGGTGACCCAGTAATATTGAAGGTTACAATGAATTGATTTGTATACAAACTTTACACTTAAGAAATTTATAATAGGCCAACCAActttataaatgatttctaatccaatttgttttttgaaatataaacatttaaatggtggctgtcagctaatcgagctaatagcagctcgattgTAATCTCCGTCTGTATACAAATTACGACAAGCCATGTTTGGATGCCGATCTAGGatcgcaaagccatgagcatcaataGTTTGCCATTGTTGATGGGAGgcttcgagatgcatcggagcagcTAACTCTCACTAACTTTAACTCTCACTCTGACTCTCTTACCAGTGTACTGAACTACATCTGATTGAGACACACTCAGACATTTAGTTTGGAtgtgtttttctttctgttaattCATCTCATCTTAATCATGACAGAGTGTCCAAACACACAGAAAATCTCCTGGTGAAGCAACTGAGATCCACGTGAcacactattataaagatggagtttattaaagaggagagtgaagacgtgacgattgaagaaacattcagagtcaaacacgaagatactgaggaacaaacaaagatgacgtttattaaagaggagaatgaagacatgaagattgaagaaacattcagagtcaaacatgaagatactgaggaacaaacaggttggtttcattttttaaaagactTCAGTAATTCTGCATCATGCATTTATTGATATACTAAACCCGTGCCAAAATAAATGACAAGTCAAGAATTAAATTaggcaaaataataaaaatataataaaaaataaaaataattttgtgtaAAAGAAGGATAGTGActtctgaaataaaataattttaatttaatttcatggtTTGGGGTCGCTGAATTGTAACTTTACACACAACTGCCAGCTCCTGTGAcatcagcagcttcaaatactttttaaatttttttttttaatagctgCCATACAATTAACAATTGTTATCTAAAAAATGAAACGAGATACACAGTGTATAACTTTaatttctaatatatatatacatacatacatgtataaattacagtggtgtgaaaaagtgcttgcccccttcctgatttttaaaaaaaaaaaattagcatgtttgtcacactttcatatttaaatttgtttgatgatctgaaacattaatcaaagataacacaagtaaacacaacatgcagtttttaaatgaaggtttttattatgaagggaaaacaaaatccatacccacatggccctgtgtgaaaaagtgcttgtcCCCCGCtgttaaaacataacttaacTGTGGTTTATCACACCTTAGTTCAGCTTCTCTAGCCACACCCAGGCCTAATTACTGCCACACCTGTTCAcaatcaagaaatcacttaaataggacctgcctgacaaagtgaagtagaccaaaggatcctcaaaagctacacatcatgttgagatctagagaaattcaggaacaaatgagaaagaaagtaattgagatctatcagtctggaaaaggttataaagccatttctaaagctttgggactccagcgaaccacagcgagagccattatccacaaatggcgaaaacatggaacagtggtgaaccttccCAGGAGTGTCCGGCCgaccaaaattaccccaagagaGCAGCGACGACTCATCCAAGAGGACACAATAGACCCCACGACAACATCCAAAGAACTGCAGGCCTCACTTGTTAAGGTCAGTGTTCATGAATCCACCTTAAGAGACTGCCATGCAGGCCATTTTTGCCCAGAGTTCCAAGATGAAAACCgctgctgagcaaaaagaacTTAAAGGCTCATATTAGTTAtgccagaaaacatcttgatgatccTCAAGACTTTTGGGAGAATACTCTGTGGACTGACGGGACAAAACTTGAACATTTGGAAGGTGTGTGTCCCATTACACCTGGTGTAAAACtaacacagcatttcagaaaaagagcatcataccaacagtaaaatttggtggtggtagtgtgatggtctgggactgtttgctgcttcaggacctggaagacttgctgtgataaatggaaccatgaattctgctgtctaccaaaaaatcctgaaggacaatgtcCAGGCATCTTTTCGTTACCTCAAGCTGAAGTgaacttgggttctgcagcaggacaatgatccaaaacacaccagcaagtccacctctgaatgactgaagaaaaacaaaatgaagactttggaaTGGCCTAGTGTCCAgacctcaatcctattgagatgctgtggcatgaccttaaaaaggcAGTTCACGCTCAAAccctccaatgtggctgaattacaacaattctgcaaagattagtgggccaaaattcccccacagcgctgtaacagactcattgcaagttattacaaacgcttgattgcagttgttgctgctaagggtgGCCCAACCTGTTAATAGGTTtaggggcaagcactttttcacacagggccatgtgggtttggattttgttttttattcataataaaaaccttcatttaaaaacggCATGGTATGTTTTcttgttatctttgattcaaatttaaatttgtttgatgatctgaaacattaaggtgtgacaaacatgcaaaaaaataaaaaaataaggaaAAATATATCACACCACTGTGTTAAATCAATAGATTTTGATGGATCAAacatcaaataaaacaaaattaaacaaaatgaattagtcctcagatgcAATGCAATTAGAACGGCTCAGAGGTGTCACCTCAACCCAGCGGTCCCAGATTTCATTGTTCTTGTTAAATCCAGTTACCTACGGTATATTTCTTGAACACCCGCAGGATCCCAACACAAATGTGTGCAATGCAGTGCTCTACTGCAGGTTCTTTTTATAATGGGCAGTATTTGGGACGTGTCCTAATGAAAGTTAAGAATTAACAGTATTAATAAAAGGTTCTGAGATTACAGGTTACAACTTTTTGTCAGTTGTTTAGTGGGTATAGGATCTAGAATACATGTTGTTGGATTTGATGCTTTACATGTCTAAATGTTTTTATGTCTGACATTTTGTGCCATTAAACCGGTGTtaacttgtttttgtttattttgaccCTAGACCTGATGGTGCTGAAAGAGGAGAGTCAAGAACTAAATGAAATGGAAGACAAAGATCAGTATGAGAAATGTCATGATTTCATGAATGGGGAAAAATCTTGTAGTTACTCACAGACTCATAAGACAGAAACTAGAAACCTCCAgttgagagttcacactggaaaGAGACCTCtgacctgccaacagtgtggaaagaatttcagtcgaaaagacagccttaaagtccacatgaaaatccacactggagagaagcctttcacctgcaaactgtgtgggaagagtttctcACTAAAAGGAAATCTTAAgactcacatgagaattcacactggagagaagccgttcatatgcactcagtgtggaaagagttttagaCAGAAAAGAGACCTTACCATCCacttgagagttcacactggacaGAGCCCTTTCTGGACACAAGGCCATCTGCAAACACAAGGCCTTGAAGACCactataaaataaatgctgaagagAAATCGGTCATAtgccttcagtgtggaaagataTTTACACAGAAAAGAAACCTTAAAGCCCATTTGAgacttcacactggagagaagcctcaCACCTGCAAActgtgtggaaagagcttctcACTTAATGGAAGTCTTAaagttcacatgagagttcacaccggTGAGAGGCCATTCatatgctctcagtgtggaaataGTTTTAAACAGAAAAGAGACCTTAATGCCCACATGacaattcacactggagagaagccttacacctgcaaaCTTTGTGGGAAGAGCTTCTCAGTAAAAGAAACTTTTAAGACTCACATGACAATTCACACGGGAGAGAAGCCGTTTGtttgtgatcagtgtggaaagagtttcagatgtAAAGAATACCTTAATCATCACATGAAGATTCATTCTGGAGAGAAATGTTTTATGTGTCATCAGTgcgaaaggagtttctcagataGGAATCACCTTGAGAATCATGTAAAAATTCATAtcggagagaagcctttcatgtgtcatcactgtggaaagagtttcacaaacAGAGCAAACCTTGAAgatcacatgagagttcacactggagaagcGCGTTTcacctgccctcagtgtggaaagagcttcagGCTTAAAGGAGACCTTAatattcacatgagagttcacactggagagaagccttacaagTGTCATCAGTGCGAAaagagtttcacagacaggaatCAACTTGAGAATCATGTAAAAATTCACattggagagaagcctttcttGTGCCAACACTGTGGAAAAGGTTTCACATACAGAGCAAACCTTGAGtatcacatgagaattcacactggagagaagcctttcacctgccctcagtgtggaaggAGCTTCACGGTTAAAGGAAACCTTAAGCTGCatatgagagttcacactggagagaagccttacaagtgtcttcagtgtgaaaagagttttacaattaaaggaaaccttaatattcacatgagagttcacactggagagaagccttacaagTGTCCTCAGTGTGAAGAGTGTTTCACATATCACATAAGCCTGAAACAACATTTGAAAAGTCATTCTAGAAAGAAATAGCCATTTTCCTCAGTGTGACAAGAGGTTTAGAAAAAGGAGCAAGTCCAGCAATCATCTGTGCATTCACTCTGGAGAAAGACAATTCAATTGTGATCaatgcaataaaaacacatatatATGAAAAGTCAAATGTGAGACCCTGTTTGTGTTCTTTGTTAAAGAGTGCATCAATAGAAAATGTGTATCTGTGAAATCAAGGCTACTTTCACACCGCAGCTGAATGTGGGCTTCATCTGATTGTCCACCTTCATGGCCACTTATTTTATTTGTACTGTTATCTTTTAGTTATATCCTTTACCTTGAGGCTTTCTTTGTGTGAATATTTGTGGCCACACCTGACCATCTTCCTTGCTATAGTttcaaacattaaaggtgcagtaagtgatttttttAGAAATGTTGTTGAAAGTTGCTCGGACTGAGCACCACAACAAATGTGTTGCCAATTGGCTTGAGTGGAGTAGAGAGAGTGAACAAgaggagatttgaagaaagactagtaagagagaggagagacagtacaaaagagaaaagcttGAAGAAATATCACTGGAAAATgaagggttatgatcaggcaagaACTTTAAGACCcttgttaatattagaaaagctttccagggCTGGACACAGAGTTTGCATTGATTCTGCTCCACACGCGGGTAACACTAGTTTTGCCGTTTAACAGATTCAAGAAATGCTGTTATTGTAATGTTAGCTATAGTAAAAGGACAGTTTTGAGTATCAGTGTTTGTCTGGGGCTGCTGTACTGCTGGCAACCAACAACAAACTCTTACTTGTATATACTTGTGTGtactgtattcattttttgtgcttccttgtcgttaGTTCATCTTCACTTCACTCATTATTTTGCTTTGCATCTGCTATGATAAATTGACATCCACTCTTGCATAccggaggccagctagtgagagctgtgcaggtaaacctcactcccctgatttCAAGAGGGCAGTTAGGACCGAAGGGGTGTTCATGAATTTTAGAGGCAGAGCAATGAGAAGTGTGTTTAtctgggttgatttcaaatatcaacagtgttcaacaacAATTATGGGAGATCGCATACTGCACCTTAAGCAGGTGAGGTAGAAGCCCTTTAATTTAGACTATGTAGAGGTATTTCTATATGTCATATtggtctgttttttttgttttgttttttgtaatgtattTGTGAGGTGTTTTGAATGTGCTGTAAAAGAGAGACATTTTTGGGGACGGCTCCAGTCGGGGACAAAACGCCAAAAAAACTGGACTGTCCCAATAAAAAGGGTACTTTCCACACCAAACCAGACTGAGAGGATGTTGGTATTGTTTGTGTAAACACATACAGTGGAAAGAGACATTTTGTGAACCCTTTCAATGGCATGTATATAATAAAGACATTCATTCACAATACTATGGAAAACGTTACTACCTTTTTAGCTGAATGACCCACAACTTGTTCCTGAGTTTCATGAGTTGTTCATGAGTCCTTtctttgtcctgagcagttaaaccaTCCACTGTgactgttcttcagaaaaatcctccaggtcctgcccATTCTTTGGTTTTCCAGCACCTTCTGCATGGTTGAATCCTATATAACATTGACAGTTTGGTTTTGAGATCTATCTTTTTTACACTGAAGACAACTAATGGACTCACACATAACTATTACAAAGGGtgaaaacattcactgatgctcaagaaggaaacacaatgcttTAAAAACATCATGATGTAAAGTTTTTGAATAggataaaagaaaaaacatccTGTTCAGAAAGTTTAAATTATTGTAGCAACTGAACAGatcaaataaaattatttgttatttaacaaaGGTGTCTACATCAACCCCCAAAAGGACAGACCCCTGGTCTCCCCACCTTCCACTCTGTCTTGCGCACAGATGTGCACACGAGCCTTTTAAAGTATACTCCTTGGCTGTAAGTGTGGAGAGAAGCGTTTGGCACAGGCGCATTATCTAGTGGACAAGCACTCAATTTACTTGTGCATGCATTGTTGTACATGTATCGGATGTCCGTGAACTCTCCTGatgatgaaaattatgtaatgcaCAGAGACGGCCAGCCGAAGTATACTTTGGTCACATCTCAGAGATAAAACAGTTTACAATGCGAAAGGAATGTATCATTCCAGTCAAGGGAAGTTGGCCACATACAAATATACAGGCCATAAGAAACAAACCATACAAAAAACACTTAAAGCCCATAAAAACTGACTTTTCTTCATTCAACGTGGAAGAAATTGATTGCAGCTTAAGTACCATTGAACTGAATTATCAAGACTTTCTTCTCAGACTGCATCTCCAGACACTTGTTCAATGGCTAAATCACTGCAAGTATAGTAGATTTTACTAACTAAAAAAAGGTTAGTGTAAGCTATATATCCCTTTAAACAAGGTGAATTACAAAACTGATGGTTCTTTCAGATGGTTAACTTGACTCTTGACTCATAGCTTCATTCATGTTTCTTTATTGGTTTAATTCACTTTTACTTTCCATTTTAtccatgtgtgtatgtgtgatttgtgtgtatgtgtttgtttagaCTAGTTATGCGTTTAtgatttacaaacccgattccaaaaaagttgggacactgtacaaattgtgaattaaaacagaatgcaatgatgtggaagtttcaaatttcaatattttattcagaatacaacatagatgacatattaaatgtttgaactgagaaaatgtatcattttaagggaaaaataagttgattttaaatttcatggcatcaacacatctcaaaaaagttgggacaaggccatgtttaccactgtgtggcatcccctcttctttttataacagtctgcaaacatctggggactgggaagacaagttgctcaagtttaggaataggaatgttgtcccattcttgtctaatacaggcttctagttgctcaactgtcttaggtcttctttgtcgcatcttcctctttatgatgcaccaaatgttttctatgagttaaagatctggactgcaggctggccatttcagtacccggatcctccttctacgcagccatgatgttgtaattgatgcagtatgtggtctggcattgtcatgttggaaaatgcaaggtcttccctgaaagagacgacgtctggatgggagcatatgttgttctagaacttggatatacctttcagcattgatggtgcctttccagatgtgtaagctgcccgtgccacacgcactcatgcaaccccataccatcagagatgcaggcttctgaactgataacaacttgggttgtccttgtcctctttagtccggatgacatggcgtcccagttttccaaaaagaacttcaaattttgattcgtctgaccacagaacagttttccactttgccacagtccattttaaatgagccttggcccagagaaaacgcctgcgcttctggatcatgtttagatatggcttcttttttgacctatagagttttagccggcaacggcgaatggcacggtggatcgacaatgttttctggaagtatttctgagcccatgttgtgatttccattacagtagcattcctgtatgtgatgcagtgccgtctaagggcctgaagatcatgggcatccagtatggttttccggccttgacccttacgcacagagattattccagattctctgaatctttggatgatattatgcactgtagatgaagataacttcaaactctttgcagttGTTCtcagagaaactcctttctgatattgcttcactatttttcaccgcagcatagggggaattggtgatcctctgcccatcttgatttctgagagacactgccactctgagaggctctttttatacccaatcatgttgccaattgacctaataagttgcaaattggtccttcagctgttccttatatgtacatttaacttttccggcctcttattgctacctgtcccaccTTTTttgaatgtgtagctctcataaAGTCCAAAACAAGcaaatatttggcatgacatttcaaaatgtctcactttcatcatttgatatgttatctatattctattgtgaataaaatataagtttatgagatttgtaaattattgcattccttttttattcacaatttgtacagtgtcccaacttttttggaatcgggtttgtagttaATAAAACTTATGCACAATACACGAGTATTTGATTCTTGATATACTGTTTGCAAATCAAAGTCACTTTAATGATTTCTGATCTTGCTACAAACTCTATTAGTACTCAATTACTCAGTTGCCTCGAAAATAACCTTTCTGAGAATTGATAAACAATTAATACTTAAGGTTCGCTGGGCggacaggttaattgattgtaatattaattctgCTGCATAACCCTTTCAACTgatacaaatatttataattaattataacaagatattaatatttccccttttgGCTCATTTatactaaataaatatttgaaaacattagttcattcacaattttaaataatctCAATAACTCATTTATCATAAATAGTAAGGAAGTAATATTTACCTCCAGTT
Above is a genomic segment from Megalobrama amblycephala isolate DHTTF-2021 linkage group LG14, ASM1881202v1, whole genome shotgun sequence containing:
- the LOC125244365 gene encoding zinc finger protein 585A-like encodes the protein MEFIKEESEDVTIEETFRVKHEDTEEQTKMTFIKEENEDMKIEETFRVKHEDTEEQTDLMVLKEESQELNEMEDKDQYEKCHDFMNGEKSCSYSQTHKTETRNLQLRVHTGKRPLTCQQCGKNFSRKDSLKVHMKIHTGEKPFTCKLCGKSFSLKGNLKTHMRIHTGEKPFICTQCGKSFRQKRDLTIHLRVHTGQSPFWTQGHLQTQGLEDHYKINAEEKSVICLQCGKIFTQKRNLKAHLRLHTGEKPHTCKLCGKSFSLNGSLKVHMRVHTGERPFICSQCGNSFKQKRDLNAHMTIHTGEKPYTCKLCGKSFSVKETFKTHMTIHTGEKPFVCDQCGKSFRCKEYLNHHMKIHSGEKCFMCHQCERSFSDRNHLENHVKIHIGEKPFMCHHCGKSFTNRANLEDHMRVHTGEARFTCPQCGKSFRLKGDLNIHMRVHTGEKPYKCHQCEKSFTDRNQLENHVKIHIGEKPFLCQHCGKGFTYRANLEYHMRIHTGEKPFTCPQCGRSFTVKGNLKLHMRVHTGEKPYKCLQCEKSFTIKGNLNIHMRVHTGEKPYKCPQCEECFTYHISLKQHLKSHSRKKYENGSEMSPQPRDLMTLKEESQELNEMEDKYQYEKCHDFMTGEKSVSYSQTHKTETTNLQMRVHTGEKPHTCQQCGKKFGRKDSLKVHLKIHSGEKPFTCNLCGKSFSLKGNLKTHMIVHTRERPFICTHCGKSFTQKKSLTIHLRVHTGESPFTCKQCGKSFNEKRGLEDHLKIHVEEKSVVCLQCGKIFTQKKNLKAHLRLHTGEKPHTCKLCGKSFSLNGSLKVHMRVHTGERPFICSQCGNSFKQKRDLNAHMTIHTGEKPYTCKLCGKSFSVKETFKTHMTIHTGEKPFVCDQCGKSFRCKEYLNHHIKIHSGEKCFMCHQCERSFSDRNHLENHVKIHIGEKPFMCHHCGKSFTNRANLEDHMRVHTGETRFTCPQCGKSFTLKGDLNIHMRVHTGEKPYKCHQCEKSFTDRNQLENHVKIHIGEKPFLCQHCGKGFTYRANLEYHMRIHTGEKPFTCPQCGRSFTVKGNLNLHMRVHTGEKPYKCLQCEKSFTIKGNLNIHMRVHTGEKPYKCPQCEECFTYHISLKQHLKSHSEKK